From a single Bryobacter aggregatus MPL3 genomic region:
- a CDS encoding lysophospholipid acyltransferase family protein has product MLAKLRALFIIDPLIIICTIAYGSVNLVVSLFETTGRLQVAIARAWARMLLRVSFVGMKVEGLEKIDPNGSYVFVANHLSYMDTPCILAAIPVQFRFMAKKGLFSIPFLGYHLSRAGHIAVPRDNPREAIKAMVEAGKMIRERGISVLIFPEGGRAPDAKLQAFREGAFYIAINSGVPVVPVALAGTEKVLPFGSGTVSPGRVVMRIGDPIPTEGMTTKDRGALALQMHEAVYELLKDTDLVDAKEAVAAGV; this is encoded by the coding sequence ATGTTGGCTAAATTGCGGGCGCTGTTTATCATCGACCCCCTCATCATCATTTGCACCATCGCCTACGGATCGGTGAATCTCGTGGTCTCGCTGTTTGAAACGACAGGAAGATTGCAGGTCGCCATCGCTCGTGCCTGGGCCCGGATGTTGTTGCGGGTCAGCTTTGTGGGAATGAAGGTGGAGGGGCTCGAGAAAATCGATCCCAACGGTAGCTACGTCTTTGTCGCCAACCACTTGAGCTATATGGATACGCCCTGCATCCTGGCCGCGATTCCGGTACAGTTCCGCTTTATGGCGAAAAAAGGACTTTTTAGCATTCCTTTCCTCGGCTACCACTTGAGCCGGGCCGGCCATATTGCCGTGCCACGCGACAACCCACGGGAAGCAATCAAGGCGATGGTGGAGGCCGGCAAAATGATCCGTGAGCGGGGCATCAGCGTTCTGATCTTCCCGGAGGGCGGCCGGGCGCCAGATGCGAAGCTGCAAGCCTTCCGGGAGGGCGCCTTCTACATCGCAATCAATTCCGGAGTTCCGGTGGTCCCTGTCGCGTTGGCGGGTACAGAGAAAGTGCTTCCGTTTGGCTCTGGTACAGTGAGTCCGGGACGCGTGGTCATGCGCATTGGCGATCCGATTCCGACGGAAGGAATGACCACCAAGGATCGTGGTGCGCTCGCCCTCCAAATGCACGAAGCTGTTTACGAATTGCTGAAAGACACCGATCTGGTGGACGCAAAGGAAGCGGTCGCAGCCGGAGTTTAG
- a CDS encoding gluconate 2-dehydrogenase subunit 3 family protein, translated as MSDFVLPRREALKASAGLVSVAAVGLPAAEPWKAQTLDDHQLRTVEALGELIIPATDTPGAKAAGVHRYVDLFLADGPDGERARFLDGLGWLDGYTNNKYKKTFLNLGADDQIKVLQLLDSDNEAGVAEGHRFFRMVKSMVSRIYYNTEIGYKELNKGGRVPASYGCKP; from the coding sequence ATGAGCGATTTCGTTCTCCCCCGCCGCGAGGCCCTGAAGGCAAGCGCAGGACTGGTTTCCGTAGCAGCCGTAGGGCTGCCCGCTGCGGAACCCTGGAAAGCACAGACTCTCGACGATCATCAGCTTCGGACCGTGGAAGCGTTGGGCGAATTGATCATTCCCGCCACCGACACTCCGGGCGCCAAAGCTGCTGGCGTCCATCGCTATGTCGATCTCTTTCTCGCCGACGGCCCGGACGGCGAGCGGGCCCGCTTTCTCGACGGACTCGGCTGGCTGGACGGCTACACGAACAACAAGTACAAAAAGACCTTCCTCAATCTTGGCGCGGACGACCAGATCAAAGTCCTCCAACTGCTCGATAGCGACAACGAAGCCGGTGTGGCTGAAGGCCATCGCTTCTTCCGGATGGTGAAGAGCATGGTCTCGCGCATCTACTACAACACCGAGATCGGCTACAAAGAGCTGAACAAGGGAGGACGGGTGCCGGCGAGTTACGGCTGCAAGCCGTAG
- a CDS encoding M28 family peptidase codes for MIRACCVLFATLAAWGQPIPVESNRLRAHIRFLASDLLEGRSVGVRGGQLATQYIASALEAAGAKPAGDHQSFFQNVPLTGILVDSGAKLRVGTKQIHWRTHFVGTTQTQEAHLDFNAPLVFVGHGIHAPEFQWNDYEGVDVKGKIVVLFTGEPPSNDPAFFGGKALTYYGRWTYKFEEAARQGAAGAIIIHTPETASYAWSVVENSWGREDIQLRREAGQPALRLAAWMQAGAAQELGFDVPALLARADTKGFRAEPFGQTMAVSLRATIRQIESQNVVARVEGSDPDVAAETILYSSHWDHLGEAAAGADRIFNGAVDNATGCAALIEIARSWASLSPRPRRSALFVFVTAEESGLRGSEYYVRHPLVPLSATRLNINIDAIVPGGKPEGLMVHGKGTPQLWSLVEGASKRYGVPLREDPRPESGSEFRSDHFSFVRAGVAAYSLVPVGVPGAFSMNYGAKHYHQPSDEYSPDWDMTSNQILANLALLLGVNAASLP; via the coding sequence ATGATTCGAGCCTGCTGTGTGCTTTTCGCGACACTTGCTGCCTGGGGACAGCCGATTCCGGTGGAGAGTAACCGGTTACGCGCCCATATCCGCTTCCTTGCCAGCGACTTGCTCGAAGGCCGGAGCGTCGGTGTGCGAGGCGGACAACTGGCGACCCAATACATTGCCTCCGCCTTGGAAGCGGCAGGCGCCAAGCCCGCTGGCGACCACCAGAGCTTCTTTCAGAATGTGCCGCTCACCGGGATTCTGGTGGATTCCGGCGCCAAGCTCCGTGTGGGAACCAAGCAGATCCACTGGCGCACTCACTTTGTGGGAACGACGCAAACCCAGGAGGCGCATCTTGATTTCAATGCTCCTTTGGTCTTTGTGGGCCATGGGATCCATGCCCCGGAGTTCCAGTGGAATGACTACGAGGGTGTTGATGTGAAGGGCAAGATCGTCGTGCTGTTTACTGGCGAGCCGCCCAGCAACGATCCCGCCTTCTTTGGCGGCAAGGCGCTCACATATTACGGCCGCTGGACCTACAAGTTTGAGGAGGCCGCGCGGCAAGGTGCGGCAGGCGCGATCATCATCCACACGCCCGAGACGGCGAGCTATGCCTGGAGCGTGGTTGAGAATTCCTGGGGCCGTGAAGACATCCAGCTCCGGCGTGAGGCCGGGCAACCCGCACTCCGGCTCGCTGCCTGGATGCAGGCAGGAGCCGCACAGGAGTTGGGTTTCGATGTTCCTGCTCTGTTGGCGCGGGCCGACACCAAGGGCTTCCGGGCGGAGCCGTTCGGGCAGACGATGGCAGTATCGTTGCGCGCGACGATCCGGCAGATCGAGTCGCAGAATGTGGTGGCCCGGGTGGAGGGTTCCGATCCGGATGTGGCGGCGGAGACGATTCTCTACTCCTCCCATTGGGACCATCTGGGGGAAGCGGCAGCGGGCGCCGACCGCATCTTCAACGGAGCGGTGGACAATGCCACTGGCTGTGCGGCGCTGATCGAGATTGCCCGCTCCTGGGCGTCGCTCAGCCCGCGTCCGCGACGCAGTGCGTTGTTTGTCTTTGTGACGGCGGAGGAGAGCGGACTGCGCGGGTCAGAATACTATGTCCGGCATCCGCTGGTGCCGCTGTCTGCCACTCGTTTGAACATCAACATCGACGCCATCGTTCCTGGTGGAAAACCGGAAGGGCTGATGGTGCATGGTAAGGGCACTCCCCAGTTGTGGAGTCTGGTGGAAGGGGCTTCCAAGCGCTATGGAGTGCCGCTGCGGGAAGACCCCCGGCCGGAGAGCGGCAGCGAGTTCCGCAGCGATCACTTCAGTTTCGTCCGCGCCGGAGTGGCCGCGTATTCACTCGTACCGGTGGGAGTGCCGGGCGCATTTTCAATGAACTATGGCGCCAAACACTACCACCAGCCCTCGGACGAATACTCACCCGATTGGGACATGACGTCGAATCAGATTCTCGCGAATCTGGCCTTGCTGCTGGGGGTGAATGCAGCTTCGTTGCCTTAG
- a CDS encoding S9 family peptidase, which produces MQSFEAPRARKGSTAHELHGLSWTDEYAWLREKANPELLAHLEAENEFTRRAMQSTESLRSTLYEEILGRIQETDLTVPIKEGPYLYYTRTEKGRQYPLYCRKADEPDAAEAIYLDSNTLAEGHDYFRLGVIEPSPDHRLLAYSTDIEGDEDYTISVKDLATGELQSDRIERTYDSLAWAADNQSFYYSVLDEARRPYRIFHHLLGKAASEDTLVFEESDERFRVELFKTRSKRFFILEVASSTTTEIWLSEDGEFRLFRPRQQDIEYSLTHQGDYFYIRINDQGRNFRLLRTPVNQWQESAWEEVLPHRQDVYLENATAFANYLVVTERSGGLRRFRFQRNGESTWKSIEFPEAAYAVGLSGNAEYEANSLRYQYQSPVTPPSVFDYNLETGIAELKKQLEVPGGFDASLYCVERMVALSHDKTAVPIVLFYRKGLNRDLPHPTLLYGYGAYGSNSDAGFSGSRLSLVDRGVVYAIAQVRGGAEMGQPWHDAGRMQNKRNSFLDFVACAETLIAEGWTERSKLIIEGGSAGGLLVGAAVTMRPELFGGVLAHVPFVDVVHTMLDATLPLTVGEYEEWGNPADPEAFEYIRSYSPYENVRQAEYPPMLVTAGLNDPRVSYWEPSKWVARLRENNLAQSEILLKINMGAGHFGASGRYDRIREVAFEFAWLLKTWRLI; this is translated from the coding sequence ATGCAAAGTTTTGAGGCGCCGCGTGCGCGCAAGGGTTCTACCGCGCACGAGCTCCATGGTTTGAGTTGGACGGACGAGTATGCGTGGCTTCGCGAGAAGGCAAATCCAGAATTGTTGGCTCATCTGGAGGCGGAGAACGAGTTCACCCGCCGGGCGATGCAATCGACAGAAAGCTTGCGATCCACCCTCTATGAAGAGATCCTCGGGCGCATCCAGGAAACGGACCTCACCGTGCCGATCAAAGAGGGCCCCTATCTTTACTACACCCGTACAGAGAAAGGCCGCCAGTATCCGCTTTATTGCCGCAAAGCCGATGAGCCGGACGCCGCGGAAGCGATCTATCTCGATTCCAATACGCTGGCTGAAGGCCACGACTACTTTCGTCTCGGGGTGATCGAGCCGAGCCCGGACCATCGTCTGCTCGCCTATTCCACCGACATCGAAGGCGACGAAGACTATACGATCTCCGTCAAGGATCTCGCCACTGGGGAGTTGCAAAGCGACCGCATTGAGCGCACCTATGACTCGCTGGCCTGGGCGGCAGACAACCAAAGCTTCTACTACAGCGTGCTCGATGAAGCCCGGCGTCCTTACCGCATCTTCCACCATCTCCTAGGCAAGGCGGCCAGCGAAGACACGCTCGTCTTTGAGGAAAGCGACGAACGCTTCCGCGTCGAGCTTTTCAAAACGCGCAGCAAGCGCTTCTTCATTCTGGAAGTTGCCTCCTCGACAACGACAGAAATCTGGCTTTCGGAGGACGGCGAGTTTCGCCTCTTCCGGCCCCGGCAACAGGACATCGAATACAGCCTGACCCATCAGGGCGACTACTTCTATATCCGGATCAACGATCAAGGCCGCAACTTCCGCTTGCTGCGCACTCCGGTCAACCAATGGCAGGAGAGCGCCTGGGAAGAAGTGCTGCCGCACCGGCAGGACGTCTATCTGGAAAATGCAACGGCGTTTGCAAACTACCTGGTGGTGACTGAGCGGAGTGGCGGGCTCCGGCGCTTCCGCTTCCAGCGGAACGGCGAAAGCACTTGGAAAAGCATCGAATTTCCTGAAGCCGCCTATGCCGTGGGCCTGAGCGGAAATGCAGAATACGAAGCCAATTCGTTGCGCTACCAGTACCAATCGCCGGTCACACCGCCCAGTGTCTTCGATTACAACCTCGAAACCGGCATCGCCGAACTGAAGAAGCAGCTCGAGGTGCCAGGTGGCTTTGACGCCTCACTCTATTGCGTCGAGCGCATGGTCGCGCTCAGTCACGACAAGACCGCGGTGCCCATCGTCCTGTTCTACCGGAAAGGCCTCAACCGCGACCTCCCACATCCCACCTTGCTCTACGGCTATGGCGCCTATGGCTCCAATAGTGACGCGGGCTTTAGCGGCTCCCGCCTCAGCTTGGTGGACCGGGGCGTCGTTTATGCGATTGCCCAAGTGCGCGGTGGCGCGGAAATGGGCCAGCCCTGGCACGACGCCGGACGCATGCAGAACAAACGCAATAGCTTCCTCGACTTCGTTGCCTGCGCCGAGACCCTCATCGCCGAAGGCTGGACCGAACGCTCCAAGCTCATCATTGAAGGCGGCAGCGCCGGAGGCTTGCTGGTGGGCGCGGCAGTCACCATGCGGCCCGAGCTCTTTGGCGGCGTGCTCGCCCATGTCCCCTTTGTCGACGTCGTCCACACCATGCTCGATGCCACCTTGCCGCTCACGGTTGGCGAATACGAAGAGTGGGGCAATCCGGCCGACCCCGAAGCCTTCGAGTACATCCGTTCCTATTCTCCTTATGAGAATGTGCGCCAGGCCGAGTATCCGCCGATGCTGGTGACTGCGGGCCTGAATGACCCGCGGGTCTCCTATTGGGAGCCCTCCAAATGGGTGGCACGGCTGCGTGAAAATAATCTCGCCCAAAGCGAAATTCTGCTCAAGATCAATATGGGCGCCGGGCATTTTGGAGCCTCCGGCCGCTACGATCGCATTCGCGAAGTCGCCTTTGAGTTTGCCTGGCTATTGAAAACCTGGCGGCTGATATAG
- a CDS encoding bifunctional folylpolyglutamate synthase/dihydrofolate synthase, which translates to MDFSSSVRYLYSLGNEVKTIKLGLERIRRLLLAMGDPQFACPVIHVAGTNGKGSVCSMIEAGLREAGYKTGFYTSPHLVSPTERVRIDGVPVSEADFTRAFDAVHAISNQLVEQGEIDCHPTYFETVTAMAFWLFREARVDRMVIEVGLGGRLDATNVVMPALSVITPVDVDHQQFLGETLREIAPEKAGIIKPGRPVVLGQQHEEVRDLFVADDLEDVTTWQISNLELRVDGCSYVASKGSVSLQVDCPLAGGHQVGNSLIAAVALTKLGIAPERIHAGIAKAFWPGRLELIRRNPMIYLDGAHNPAAARRLREFIERHFLGREIWLVFGVMRDKVLSEITNELFPLAHKVFLTRADQQRSLEPETIRDLAPHPDTTICPSVASAVQAIENAPSDTIVFITGSLFVVGEARPLLQ; encoded by the coding sequence ATGGACTTCTCATCCTCGGTCCGGTACCTTTACTCGCTCGGCAACGAAGTCAAGACGATCAAGCTCGGCCTGGAGCGCATTCGCCGCCTGCTGCTGGCAATGGGCGATCCGCAATTCGCCTGCCCCGTCATCCACGTTGCCGGAACCAATGGCAAAGGCAGCGTTTGCTCGATGATTGAAGCGGGTCTGCGCGAGGCAGGCTACAAGACTGGCTTCTATACAAGCCCTCATCTGGTCAGTCCCACCGAACGGGTGCGCATTGACGGCGTCCCCGTCAGCGAGGCAGACTTCACCCGCGCCTTCGACGCCGTGCATGCCATCTCCAATCAACTGGTTGAGCAAGGCGAGATTGATTGCCACCCCACTTATTTTGAGACCGTCACCGCCATGGCCTTCTGGCTGTTCCGAGAGGCCCGTGTCGACCGCATGGTGATTGAAGTGGGGCTGGGCGGCCGGCTCGACGCCACCAATGTCGTCATGCCCGCGCTCAGCGTCATCACACCGGTTGATGTCGACCACCAGCAGTTCCTGGGCGAGACGCTGCGCGAGATTGCACCCGAAAAAGCCGGCATCATCAAGCCCGGCAGGCCTGTCGTCTTAGGCCAGCAGCACGAGGAAGTTCGCGATTTGTTCGTCGCCGACGATCTTGAGGATGTCACCACCTGGCAGATCTCGAATCTCGAGCTGCGGGTCGACGGTTGTAGCTATGTGGCATCAAAAGGCAGCGTCTCGCTCCAGGTGGACTGTCCGCTGGCCGGGGGCCATCAAGTGGGCAACAGCCTCATTGCGGCCGTCGCACTCACCAAACTCGGCATCGCGCCCGAGCGCATCCATGCCGGAATCGCGAAAGCTTTCTGGCCGGGGCGGCTCGAACTGATCCGCCGTAACCCAATGATTTACCTCGACGGGGCGCACAATCCGGCTGCCGCGCGGCGCCTCCGCGAGTTCATCGAACGGCATTTTCTGGGCCGGGAGATCTGGCTGGTGTTTGGCGTCATGCGCGACAAAGTATTGTCCGAAATCACCAACGAACTCTTCCCGCTCGCGCACAAGGTTTTTCTCACCCGGGCCGACCAGCAGCGCTCGCTCGAACCGGAAACCATCCGCGATCTTGCGCCACACCCCGACACCACCATTTGCCCCAGCGTCGCTTCCGCCGTCCAAGCCATTGAAAATGCACCTAGCGACACAATTGTTTTCATCACCGGCTCGCTGTTCGTAGTGGGAGAAGCCCGTCCGCTTCTACAATAG
- a CDS encoding glycosyltransferase family 4 protein, whose translation MRIAIDVRHARDFGIGTYIRNMVHALSRIDEENRYILAGRKEDLREFGELPCNFKRAVFPRSDAGFLNQISFPLFLRRLEPDLCHVPLNAAPLFMPKPYIVTIHDMSSLLFPEQQQQDGNSMRHQYRLFRFRRSLLRANRIIAVSKSTQRDVEDLLRVPQGRIRQIYSAPDPNFLEHAHLATSGSPAFEVERKKTLERYQISYPFLLYAGNVRPQKNVPRLVEAFAVLRNELEGHPLYKDLRLIIIGDEMWKHPQVRRMVIQTRMEPYVRFFGFVPFDTLRIFYSAARVFVFPSLYEGFGMPPLEAMASGTPVVCSGTSSLPEVVGDAAVLVNPENVFDIARGIRDVLLDEKLRTELIARGHIQSRSFHWEQTAHSVLEVYRDAAQDKLRQQRKS comes from the coding sequence ATGCGCATCGCGATTGACGTCCGTCATGCCAGAGATTTCGGCATCGGCACGTACATTCGCAACATGGTGCACGCCCTCTCACGCATCGACGAGGAAAATCGATATATTCTCGCCGGGCGCAAAGAGGACTTGCGGGAATTTGGCGAACTGCCCTGCAATTTCAAAAGGGCAGTTTTCCCAAGATCGGACGCAGGCTTTCTCAACCAGATCAGCTTTCCGCTCTTTCTCCGGCGGCTGGAGCCCGATCTCTGCCACGTCCCGCTGAATGCGGCTCCGCTCTTCATGCCAAAGCCTTATATCGTCACGATCCACGACATGAGCAGCCTGCTCTTTCCAGAGCAGCAACAGCAGGACGGCAACTCGATGCGGCATCAGTACCGGCTCTTTCGCTTCCGGCGCAGCCTGCTGCGCGCCAATCGCATCATTGCCGTATCAAAATCGACGCAGCGCGACGTCGAAGATCTCCTGCGGGTGCCCCAAGGCCGCATTCGCCAGATCTACTCGGCGCCAGACCCCAATTTCCTCGAACACGCCCATCTGGCCACCTCAGGCAGTCCCGCCTTTGAAGTGGAGCGCAAAAAGACGCTCGAGCGTTATCAGATCTCTTACCCCTTCCTTCTCTACGCTGGCAACGTGCGCCCCCAGAAGAATGTCCCGCGGCTGGTGGAGGCCTTTGCCGTCCTGCGCAACGAACTTGAAGGCCACCCCCTCTACAAGGACCTTCGCCTGATTATCATCGGCGACGAGATGTGGAAGCACCCGCAAGTGCGGCGCATGGTGATTCAAACGCGCATGGAGCCCTATGTGCGCTTTTTTGGCTTCGTTCCGTTTGATACTCTGCGCATCTTTTATTCCGCCGCGCGAGTCTTTGTTTTCCCTTCCCTCTATGAGGGCTTCGGCATGCCGCCCCTGGAGGCGATGGCCTCCGGAACACCCGTGGTCTGCTCGGGCACCAGTTCTCTGCCCGAAGTGGTGGGCGACGCAGCCGTTCTGGTGAACCCGGAGAATGTCTTCGACATCGCCCGCGGCATCCGCGACGTCCTACTCGACGAGAAGCTGCGCACGGAGTTGATCGCCAGAGGCCACATCCAGTCGCGCAGCTTCCATTGGGAACAGACCGCCCACAGCGTGCTCGAAGTCTACCGGGACGCCGCACAGGATAAGCTCAGGCAGCAACGTAAATCCTAA
- a CDS encoding STAS domain-containing protein produces the protein MLDILTEDPRPGVVLIHLAGKLVMGPEAASLEAIVNGRLDSGARHLVFNLAGVKQIDSTGIGRFISSYNRLMQVEGTLGMAAAPTVVRQSFRVTRLDTVFKFYDTVVEAMDAIPA, from the coding sequence ATGTTGGACATTCTTACCGAAGACCCCCGGCCCGGCGTCGTCCTGATTCATCTGGCGGGAAAGCTGGTGATGGGTCCGGAAGCTGCATCGCTTGAAGCGATTGTGAATGGCAGGCTCGATTCCGGAGCTCGTCATCTGGTTTTTAACCTGGCGGGGGTCAAGCAAATTGACTCGACCGGCATTGGCCGCTTCATTTCCAGCTACAACCGTTTGATGCAGGTGGAGGGGACACTCGGCATGGCTGCCGCCCCGACCGTTGTGCGGCAGAGCTTCCGTGTCACCAGGCTCGACACTGTTTTCAAGTTTTACGATACGGTGGTCGAAGCGATGGACGCGATTCCAGCCTAA
- a CDS encoding YncE family protein, which produces MSGSLTGALVGCGGRTKNTFVGSVFVATRDSGDIAVVNLAAFALEKSRIKPSGRPVQLLDVPGSDTMLSIAENGILEEIKVSEAAISRKLKTHVLPNQVWLSFDRKTIWALTPDGHKLLAIDLAGLQVRREWSLPEPASGLAVSPETAHVAVSLPGSLRVGILSPDEEKGLNYSSVGKVPGIIRYLKNGSILLVAQKEDRELTLVDTKTGKVVVHLPLPIRPENLCFSEDGGQLFITGEGLDGVVVVYPYLSQVAATLLSGKAPGPMAVSISPAFLFVTSPSTDTVSVLDIRSQKLAAVVAVGNDPRCVVLTPDSQMALVLNERSGDLAIIRLANIVSKRHKTAPLFTMIPVGAAPVAAVVRSA; this is translated from the coding sequence TTGTCTGGAAGTCTGACGGGTGCTTTGGTGGGTTGTGGGGGGAGGACCAAGAATACCTTTGTCGGTTCGGTCTTTGTGGCAACTCGCGATTCTGGCGATATCGCCGTAGTGAATCTGGCCGCATTCGCCTTGGAGAAAAGCCGCATCAAGCCCAGCGGCAGGCCGGTACAGCTCCTAGATGTTCCGGGTTCCGATACGATGCTGAGCATCGCCGAAAACGGCATTCTGGAAGAGATCAAGGTCAGTGAGGCAGCCATTTCGCGCAAGCTGAAGACGCATGTGCTGCCCAATCAGGTTTGGCTCAGTTTCGACCGCAAAACGATTTGGGCGCTGACACCGGACGGGCATAAGCTTCTGGCAATCGACCTTGCAGGGCTGCAGGTACGCCGCGAATGGAGCCTGCCCGAACCCGCCTCCGGCCTCGCGGTATCCCCGGAAACAGCTCATGTCGCCGTCTCGCTCCCCGGCTCGCTCCGTGTCGGGATCCTCTCCCCAGACGAAGAAAAGGGGTTGAACTACTCTTCAGTAGGGAAAGTGCCCGGAATCATCCGCTACTTGAAGAACGGAAGCATCTTGCTGGTGGCGCAAAAAGAGGATCGGGAACTCACACTGGTGGACACAAAGACCGGCAAGGTGGTGGTTCATCTGCCGTTGCCCATCCGGCCAGAGAACCTTTGTTTCAGCGAAGACGGCGGACAGTTGTTCATCACCGGCGAAGGGCTCGATGGCGTAGTGGTGGTGTATCCCTATTTGTCGCAAGTGGCAGCGACTTTGTTGAGTGGCAAGGCGCCGGGGCCCATGGCCGTCTCCATTTCTCCGGCCTTCCTGTTTGTGACGAGTCCTTCCACCGACACGGTTTCTGTCCTGGACATCCGCTCGCAAAAGCTAGCGGCGGTGGTGGCAGTCGGCAACGATCCGCGCTGCGTTGTACTCACGCCCGACAGCCAGATGGCGCTGGTGTTGAATGAGCGATCGGGCGATTTGGCAATCATCCGATTGGCCAATATCGTCTCCAAGCGCCACAAGACCGCACCGCTGTTTACGATGATCCCCGTGGGCGCGGCTCCCGTTGCCGCCGTGGTGCGCAGCGCCTAA
- the glyA gene encoding serine hydroxymethyltransferase, which yields MNDAVRMERSLQQVDPEVAEALRHETERQQDFLELIASENFTSEAILEATGSIFTNKYAEGYPGRRYYGGCEHSDVVENLARERAKKLFGAQYANVQPHSGSQANQAAYAAVINPGDTILGMNLSHGGHLTHGHHLNFSGKTYKIVPYGVRQDTELIDYDELARLADEHKPKMLIGGASAYPRIIDFKRMREIADSVGAIFLVDMAHYSGLVAGGGYPNPCEHAHIVTSTTHKTLRGPRSGLILAEERFAKDIDRTVFPGTQGGPLMHVVAAKAVCFLEAMQPDFAVYVQNILSNAKVLASALAKHGYRIISGGTDSHLVLMDVFSKGLKGKEAEAALDRAHITVNKNAIPFDTNPPLNPSGIRLGTAALTTRGFGNAEFEQVAALIAEVLAEPASEERSAEVRKKVHALTEGFPLYAWRQATTPTAV from the coding sequence ATGAATGACGCAGTACGTATGGAGCGGAGCCTTCAGCAGGTGGATCCCGAGGTAGCAGAAGCACTGCGCCACGAAACCGAACGCCAGCAGGACTTCCTCGAACTGATCGCGAGCGAGAACTTCACCTCTGAGGCGATTCTCGAAGCCACCGGCAGCATCTTCACCAACAAATACGCCGAAGGCTATCCCGGCCGCCGCTATTACGGTGGTTGCGAACACTCGGACGTGGTTGAAAATCTGGCCCGCGAGCGCGCCAAAAAGCTCTTCGGCGCCCAGTACGCAAACGTGCAGCCGCACTCCGGCTCCCAGGCGAACCAGGCCGCGTATGCGGCGGTCATCAATCCGGGCGACACGATTCTCGGCATGAATCTGTCCCATGGCGGCCATCTCACCCACGGCCACCACCTGAATTTCTCCGGCAAAACCTACAAGATCGTCCCCTACGGCGTGCGCCAGGACACCGAGTTGATCGATTACGATGAGCTTGCCCGTCTGGCCGATGAGCACAAGCCGAAGATGCTGATTGGCGGCGCCAGCGCCTACCCCCGCATCATCGATTTCAAGCGGATGCGTGAGATTGCCGATTCAGTCGGTGCCATCTTCCTCGTCGACATGGCGCATTACTCCGGTCTCGTCGCCGGCGGCGGCTACCCGAACCCCTGCGAACACGCCCACATCGTCACCTCCACCACGCACAAGACCCTGCGCGGGCCCCGCAGCGGCCTGATCCTCGCGGAAGAGCGCTTTGCCAAGGATATTGACCGTACTGTCTTCCCGGGTACCCAGGGCGGCCCGCTCATGCACGTTGTTGCGGCCAAGGCCGTCTGCTTCCTGGAAGCGATGCAGCCCGATTTCGCTGTCTACGTGCAGAACATCCTGAGCAATGCCAAGGTGCTGGCCAGCGCATTGGCCAAGCACGGCTACCGTATCATTTCCGGTGGCACAGACTCTCACCTTGTCCTGATGGATGTATTCTCCAAAGGCTTGAAGGGCAAGGAAGCCGAAGCAGCACTCGACCGCGCGCACATCACGGTCAACAAGAACGCGATCCCCTTTGATACGAACCCGCCGCTGAACCCCAGCGGCATTCGTCTCGGCACTGCGGCCTTAACCACCCGTGGCTTTGGAAACGCGGAATTCGAACAAGTTGCGGCATTGATTGCCGAGGTGCTCGCCGAGCCTGCGAGCGAAGAGCGCAGCGCCGAAGTTCGTAAAAAAGTGCATGCGTTGACGGAAGGATTTCCGCTATACGCATGGAGACAAGCCACCACCCCCACCGCCGTCTAG